The proteins below are encoded in one region of Fibrella aestuarina BUZ 2:
- a CDS encoding stomatin-like protein yields the protein MSYFFVTLVVLALVVVFSTVKVVPQQNAYVVERLGKFFAVLQPGVNFIIPFVDRVAYKHSLKETALDIPEQICITRDNVQVRVDGVIFIQIIDPQKASYGISDYRFAVSQLSQTTMRSEMGKIELDKTFEERTTINQAVVASIDEAAIGWGVKVLRYEIKNITPPQTVLNAMEKQMQAEREKRAVILESEGQKQSAINVAEGQKQKVVLESEGVRLRQINEAAGQAEAIKSVADATAESIQKIALAIQTEGGASAVQLRVAEQAVAQFGNLAKATNTLILPANFGDLSSIVASAMTVVRKVE from the coding sequence TCGTACTGGCGCTTGTCGTTGTGTTTTCGACGGTTAAAGTAGTACCGCAGCAAAATGCCTACGTGGTCGAACGGCTCGGTAAATTCTTTGCCGTTTTGCAGCCGGGCGTCAATTTTATCATTCCGTTCGTGGATCGGGTAGCCTACAAGCACAGCCTGAAAGAGACCGCCCTCGACATTCCTGAGCAGATTTGTATCACCCGCGACAACGTGCAGGTACGTGTCGATGGCGTCATTTTTATCCAGATCATCGACCCGCAGAAAGCCTCGTATGGCATCAGCGATTACCGGTTTGCCGTGAGCCAGCTGTCGCAGACAACCATGCGGAGCGAGATGGGCAAAATTGAACTCGATAAGACGTTTGAGGAACGCACGACCATCAATCAGGCCGTGGTGGCCTCCATCGATGAAGCCGCCATTGGCTGGGGCGTAAAGGTGCTGCGCTACGAGATCAAGAACATCACCCCGCCCCAGACGGTGCTCAATGCGATGGAGAAACAGATGCAGGCCGAACGCGAAAAGCGGGCCGTCATTCTGGAATCGGAAGGGCAAAAGCAATCGGCGATCAACGTGGCCGAGGGCCAGAAGCAGAAAGTGGTGCTGGAGTCGGAAGGTGTGCGGTTGCGGCAGATCAACGAAGCCGCCGGGCAGGCTGAGGCCATCAAATCGGTTGCCGACGCTACGGCCGAAAGTATCCAGAAAATCGCGCTGGCCATTCAGACGGAAGGCGGTGCCAGCGCCGTTCAACTGCGCGTGGCCGAGCAGGCGGTGGCGCAGTTTGGTAACCTGGCCAAGGCCACCAACACCCTCATTTTACCCGCCAACTTCGGCGACCTGTCGAGCATTGTGGCCTCGGCGATGACGGTTGTGCGCAAAGTCGAGTAA
- a CDS encoding universal stress protein: MHPIVLATDFSPAAKQAAETAARLAQSWHRELILLNAYRFWPTNPAETGDFPLSSQAMHDNSLHALRELAHHLHEQISPDLPIRCLAREGYTRTVINDVTTAEQAELLVMATVGTAPQSARLMGSVATDMAAETRVPLLLLPPDTLFTTVENAALAISIDTPPDALSLNTALTLARRFGCMVHGLCVHDETDTPAVAHRIEQLRTLLEQQGHTLTVLPDTDTSGRLLYETLLYAEQARQADLLMMLPQPHSWLRNLFVEGETQRMARLTTLPLLAVV; encoded by the coding sequence ATGCACCCCATCGTACTGGCAACCGATTTTTCACCCGCGGCGAAGCAGGCGGCAGAAACCGCCGCCCGGCTGGCGCAATCGTGGCACCGTGAACTCATCCTGCTCAACGCCTACCGGTTCTGGCCAACCAACCCGGCCGAAACCGGCGATTTTCCGTTGAGCAGCCAGGCGATGCACGATAACAGCCTGCATGCCCTGCGCGAGCTGGCCCACCACCTTCATGAGCAAATCAGTCCCGACCTGCCCATTCGCTGCCTCGCCCGCGAGGGCTACACCCGCACGGTCATCAACGACGTTACAACCGCCGAACAGGCCGAGTTACTGGTGATGGCCACCGTGGGTACGGCCCCGCAAAGTGCGCGGCTGATGGGCAGCGTGGCGACCGATATGGCGGCCGAAACGCGGGTGCCGCTGTTGCTGCTCCCGCCCGACACACTCTTTACTACCGTCGAAAATGCCGCGCTGGCCATCAGTATCGACACCCCACCCGACGCCCTGTCGCTCAATACGGCGCTGACGCTGGCGCGCCGCTTTGGCTGTATGGTGCACGGGCTGTGCGTACACGACGAGACCGATACGCCCGCCGTTGCGCACCGCATTGAGCAGTTACGGACGCTGCTGGAACAACAGGGGCACACCCTCACTGTACTGCCTGATACCGATACGTCAGGGCGGTTACTGTACGAGACGCTATTGTACGCGGAACAGGCCCGGCAGGCCGATCTGCTCATGATGTTACCGCAACCGCATAGCTGGCTACGAAACTTGTTTGTTGAAGGCGAAACGCAGCGGATGGCCCGGTTAACTACGCTACCTTTGCTGGCCGTAGTCTAA
- the mutS gene encoding DNA mismatch repair protein MutS — protein sequence MKTAASAKPVKPAKETPLNKQYNIIKAKYPGALLLFRVGDFYETFGEDAVKASKILGITLTKRNNGGSNEELAGFPHHSLDTHLPKLVRAGERVAICDQLEDPAMAKGIVKRGVTELVTPGVSFNDNVLDTRRNNYLAAVHFGKGSAGQADDAFGVAFLDISTGEFLASQGNAAYIDKLLQSFNPAEVLYCKRNRSEFGALFGDKFHTYTLEDWAFTYDFAYNYLKQHFQTTSLKGFGIEGLPDGIVAAGVILHYLNETEHKDLQHIQRVTRLEEDRYVWLDRFTIRNLELVSSQQEGGVPLIQILDQTVTPMGARLLRKWLMLPLKDRALIDERLNLVSLLHDDPDLLEAMLTHLKQIGDLERLVSKVAVRRISPREMVQLKRSLQHVLPIKEMLITALNQPADAPSREAVSLKKYADQLNPLSFLLDRIEAELRDDAPVLSTQGNMIQTGVNPDLDELHKLAYSGKEYLAKLQDREIERTGISSLKISYNKVFGYYLEVTNAHKNRVPDDWIRKQTLVNAERYITPELKEYEDKILTAEEQIFSIESRMFGELVTATSEYVATIQQNARVISVLDVLSSFAKVAVKNRYVRPLLNDGKALSIKDGRHAVIEQQLPPGEPYVPNDVYLDDETQQIIVITGPNMAGKSALLRQVALIVLMAQAGSFVPAASAELGIVDKIFTRVGASDNLSRGESTFMVEMTETASILNNLSERSLVLMDEIGRGTSTYDGVSIAWAITEYLHSTDCRPKTLFATHYHELNELAADLPRIRNFNVAVKEVGNKVIFLRKLREGGSEHSFGIHVAQMAGMPGSVVKRAAVILKQLEASHQREDNKEAIREASQPTERELALRIIEAGDPKSEAIKDKLRTIDVNRLTPIEALLKLNELLNLLA from the coding sequence GTGAAAACTGCCGCCTCTGCCAAGCCCGTAAAACCTGCCAAAGAAACCCCGCTCAACAAGCAGTACAACATCATCAAGGCCAAGTATCCCGGTGCGTTGCTACTCTTTCGGGTCGGTGATTTTTACGAAACGTTTGGCGAAGATGCCGTGAAAGCCAGCAAGATTCTGGGGATCACGCTCACCAAACGCAACAACGGCGGTTCCAACGAAGAACTGGCCGGTTTTCCGCATCATTCGCTCGACACACACCTGCCCAAACTGGTGCGGGCGGGCGAGCGCGTCGCCATCTGCGATCAACTCGAAGACCCGGCTATGGCCAAGGGGATCGTGAAGCGCGGCGTTACGGAGCTGGTCACGCCGGGCGTATCGTTCAACGACAACGTGCTCGACACCCGCCGCAACAACTACCTCGCCGCCGTGCATTTTGGCAAGGGCAGTGCCGGGCAGGCCGACGACGCCTTTGGTGTGGCCTTCCTGGATATTTCGACGGGCGAATTTCTGGCCTCGCAGGGCAATGCCGCCTACATCGACAAACTGCTGCAAAGCTTTAACCCGGCCGAGGTGCTGTATTGCAAGCGCAACCGCTCGGAGTTTGGCGCCCTGTTTGGCGATAAGTTTCATACCTACACGCTCGAAGACTGGGCCTTTACCTACGACTTCGCCTACAATTACCTGAAGCAGCATTTTCAGACCACGTCGCTCAAAGGGTTTGGCATCGAAGGGCTGCCCGACGGCATCGTGGCGGCGGGCGTAATTCTGCACTACCTCAACGAAACCGAACACAAGGACCTTCAGCACATTCAGCGGGTCACGCGCCTGGAAGAAGACCGTTACGTCTGGCTCGATCGGTTCACGATCCGCAACCTTGAGCTGGTCTCGTCGCAGCAGGAGGGTGGGGTGCCGCTGATTCAGATTCTCGACCAGACCGTCACGCCGATGGGCGCGCGCCTGCTGCGCAAATGGCTCATGCTGCCGCTGAAAGATCGCGCCCTCATCGACGAACGGCTCAATCTGGTGTCGCTGCTCCACGACGACCCCGACCTGCTTGAGGCCATGCTGACGCATCTGAAGCAGATTGGCGATCTGGAACGGCTGGTATCGAAAGTGGCGGTGCGGCGCATCAGCCCTCGCGAGATGGTGCAGCTGAAACGGTCGCTGCAACACGTGCTGCCGATTAAGGAAATGCTCATTACGGCGCTCAATCAGCCTGCCGATGCGCCTTCCCGGGAGGCCGTATCCCTAAAAAAATACGCCGATCAACTCAACCCGCTCTCGTTTCTGCTCGACCGCATCGAGGCCGAATTGCGCGACGACGCGCCGGTGCTGTCCACGCAGGGCAACATGATTCAGACGGGCGTTAACCCTGACCTCGACGAGTTGCATAAGCTGGCCTATTCGGGCAAGGAGTACCTGGCCAAGTTGCAGGATCGGGAAATCGAGCGCACGGGCATCAGCTCGCTCAAGATTTCGTACAATAAGGTGTTTGGCTATTACCTCGAGGTCACCAACGCCCACAAAAACCGTGTCCCCGACGACTGGATTCGGAAGCAGACGCTGGTGAATGCCGAACGCTACATTACGCCCGAGCTGAAGGAATACGAAGACAAGATTCTGACGGCCGAAGAACAGATTTTCAGCATCGAATCGCGGATGTTTGGTGAATTGGTCACCGCGACGAGCGAATACGTGGCGACCATTCAGCAGAATGCCCGCGTGATTTCGGTACTCGACGTGCTGTCGTCGTTTGCCAAAGTAGCCGTGAAGAACCGATACGTTCGGCCGCTGCTCAATGATGGAAAAGCCCTGTCGATCAAAGACGGTCGCCACGCCGTGATCGAGCAGCAACTGCCCCCTGGCGAACCCTACGTACCCAACGACGTGTACCTCGACGACGAAACGCAGCAGATCATCGTGATTACCGGACCCAACATGGCGGGTAAATCGGCCCTGTTGCGGCAGGTGGCGCTGATTGTGCTGATGGCGCAGGCCGGTAGCTTCGTGCCCGCCGCCTCGGCCGAATTGGGGATCGTCGATAAAATTTTTACGCGGGTGGGTGCGTCGGATAACCTCTCGCGGGGCGAAAGCACGTTCATGGTCGAAATGACCGAAACCGCCAGTATCCTCAACAACCTAAGCGAGCGTAGTCTGGTGCTGATGGACGAGATCGGGCGGGGCACCAGCACCTACGACGGCGTTTCCATCGCCTGGGCCATTACCGAATACCTGCACAGTACCGATTGTCGGCCCAAAACGCTGTTTGCCACCCACTACCACGAACTGAACGAACTCGCCGCCGATTTACCCCGCATCCGCAACTTCAACGTAGCGGTGAAAGAAGTAGGCAACAAGGTCATTTTCCTGCGAAAGCTGCGCGAGGGTGGCTCCGAGCACTCCTTCGGTATTCACGTAGCGCAGATGGCCGGTATGCCCGGCAGCGTGGTGAAACGGGCCGCCGTGATTCTGAAGCAACTGGAGGCGTCGCATCAGCGTGAAGACAACAAAGAAGCGATCCGCGAAGCGAGCCAGCCTACCGAACGCGAACTGGCGTTGCGCATCATCGAAGCCGGCGACCCCAAGTCGGAGGCCATTAAAGACAAACTCCGCACGATCGACGTCAACCGCCTCACGCCCATCGAGGCGCTGCTGAAACTGAACGAGTTGCTGAACCTGCTGGCGTAA
- a CDS encoding lytic transglycosylase domain-containing protein, with product MIKRVGFSLLMAMIRPAAIAATKITHAPLAPKKIQNEQPERLSALQPVLLTTVPNDVEFPLLDVNFCGETMPLDDADVLSRWKHVLTLFRPQTASLGDLRERADAFFPLIDSTLKAYDIPPDFRYIPLAESGLKARAVSSKGAGGYWQLMPGTARELGLRVGGRTDERFNPKKATIAACKYLRKLYDLFGSWSLVAAAYNVGPGYVKRQLQKQAHCDYYQMKLPRETRYYLFRVLLYKELLSRPDDYSSFFTPLPLTTFRFGSNWTGLRAA from the coding sequence TTGATTAAACGAGTTGGCTTCTCTCTGTTGATGGCCATGATTCGCCCCGCAGCGATTGCGGCAACGAAAATCACCCACGCCCCTCTGGCACCGAAAAAGATTCAGAACGAACAGCCCGAACGGCTTTCTGCTTTGCAACCGGTCCTGTTGACCACAGTCCCCAACGACGTTGAGTTTCCGCTTTTAGACGTGAATTTTTGCGGCGAAACCATGCCGCTCGACGACGCCGACGTGTTATCGCGCTGGAAACACGTTCTCACGCTGTTCCGGCCCCAAACGGCTAGCCTCGGCGACTTGCGCGAGCGAGCTGATGCGTTTTTTCCGCTGATCGATTCCACGCTGAAGGCCTACGACATTCCGCCCGATTTCCGATACATCCCGCTGGCCGAAAGTGGTTTGAAAGCGCGGGCCGTTTCGTCTAAAGGCGCTGGTGGGTATTGGCAACTGATGCCCGGTACGGCGCGCGAGCTCGGCCTGCGGGTGGGCGGCCGCACCGACGAACGCTTCAACCCAAAAAAGGCGACCATCGCCGCCTGTAAGTACCTCCGTAAACTGTATGATTTGTTTGGCTCGTGGTCGCTGGTCGCCGCCGCCTACAATGTCGGGCCCGGGTACGTGAAACGGCAGTTGCAAAAACAGGCTCACTGCGACTATTACCAGATGAAGCTTCCCCGGGAAACGCGTTATTACCTGTTCCGGGTATTACTCTATAAAGAGTTGCTCTCCCGCCCCGACGACTATTCGTCGTTCTTCACGCCCCTGCCGCTCACCACCTTCCGTTTCGGAAGCAACTGGACTGGCTTGCGCGCGGCCTGA
- a CDS encoding YybH family protein yields the protein MKTIIPMLALVATLASCAKSGEPANVQALNQQFVQAWNSKETDKIIGMLDDNVQFAQGETRFSGKSEVGEKWVRATINTISDLRLSPRSSVADTQIAYEAGTFTVEVLPEVAGEPRGIGEGNVMLLWKKAADESWKLSYAQLEDLPVRVK from the coding sequence ATGAAAACGATCATCCCCATGCTGGCCCTTGTGGCCACCCTTGCTTCTTGTGCCAAATCGGGCGAGCCCGCCAACGTGCAGGCACTTAACCAGCAGTTTGTACAAGCCTGGAACAGCAAAGAGACCGATAAAATTATTGGTATGCTCGACGACAACGTCCAGTTTGCGCAGGGCGAGACCCGTTTCTCGGGCAAATCGGAAGTGGGTGAAAAGTGGGTTCGGGCCACTATCAACACCATTAGCGACCTGCGCCTGAGCCCCCGCAGCAGCGTGGCCGACACGCAAATTGCCTATGAAGCCGGTACGTTCACGGTCGAGGTGTTACCCGAGGTCGCTGGTGAACCCCGTGGGATCGGTGAAGGCAACGTGATGTTGCTCTGGAAAAAAGCCGCCGACGAAAGCTGGAAACTCAGCTACGCCCAACTGGAAGACCTTCCGGTGCGCGTGAAATAA